A stretch of the Saprospiraceae bacterium genome encodes the following:
- a CDS encoding DoxX family protein: MKDLFDLLARAMIATISLFEAFTSVWFMHRTKETMLEYGLTWNPDLLIYSTALALAIGGIFLLIGYRPALAVTLLLLYWVPVTFIVYSFWDDPRHIRNVQAIHFMKNIAFIGGMIHVLVYGTGKYSVRRFFGVTKLPKEKW, translated from the coding sequence ATGAAAGATTTATTTGATTTATTAGCAAGGGCGATGATCGCAACGATTTCCCTTTTTGAAGCTTTTACTTCCGTATGGTTTATGCATCGTACCAAAGAAACCATGTTGGAATACGGACTTACCTGGAATCCTGACTTGCTGATTTACAGCACTGCGCTGGCCTTAGCCATTGGAGGCATTTTCCTGTTGATCGGATACCGTCCTGCTTTAGCGGTGACTTTATTACTACTCTATTGGGTCCCGGTTACCTTTATTGTCTATTCATTTTGGGATGATCCACGTCACATTCGCAACGTACAAGCGATCCACTTTATGAAAAATATTGCATTTATTGGTGGAATGATCCACGTCTTAGTTTATGGCACCGGTAAATACAGCGTGCGTCGCTTTTTTGGCGTAACCAAATTACCAAAAGAGAAATGGTGA
- a CDS encoding iron-sulfur cluster assembly accessory protein, with amino-acid sequence MQTETMLEAPISISDTAIKQLERIKNEQQIPDSHGLRVGVKGGGCSGFSYVMGFDLAQEKDQIFEIGGFKVLMDKAHSLYLVGMQIDWVEGLNNRGFTFVNPNAKDTCGCGQSFSA; translated from the coding sequence ATGCAGACAGAAACCATGCTTGAAGCACCTATATCCATATCAGATACCGCTATCAAACAATTGGAGCGCATCAAAAATGAGCAACAAATACCTGATAGTCATGGACTTAGAGTAGGTGTAAAAGGCGGAGGCTGCTCCGGCTTTAGTTATGTTATGGGATTTGACCTGGCTCAGGAAAAAGATCAGATTTTTGAAATAGGTGGATTTAAAGTTTTAATGGATAAAGCACATTCCCTTTATTTGGTCGGAATGCAAATTGACTGGGTTGAAGGCCTAAATAACCGTGGATTTACATTTGTTAATCCAAATGCAAAAGATACCTGTGGCTGTGGGCAATCCTTTTCAGCCTAA
- a CDS encoding ATP-binding cassette domain-containing protein, with translation MISTTNVSLAYGKRILFDEVSISFTKGNCYGIIGANGAGKSTFLKILSGELFPNKGSVDISPGERLAVLKQNQFEFDNHSVLNTVFMGHKKLWNLILEREALYAKPDFSEEDGNKAAHLEEEFGEIGGYEAESEAATLLSSLGVPETMHYNSMSEVASNLKVRVLLAQALFGNPDILLLDEPTNGLDVDTIKWLENFLADYENIVVVVSHDRHFLDAVCTHVADVDRQKITVYTGNYSFWYESSQLAARQLSDKNKKVEDRRKELMDFIARFSANASKSKQATSRKKALEKLNIEQIHPSSRKYPGIVFKPEREVGDQILNVQHLGATVDGQVYYRDISFVLNKGDKVAIISKNQNAIHHFFDVLSGTKEAPEGSYSWGTTISKAYLPLDISEHFQNELNLMDWLRQYVPASYTDVDEVFLRGYLGRMLFSGDEVMKKCKVLSGGEKVRSMLSMMMLQNPNVLLLDEPTNHLDLESIQAFNENMIAFNGIVLINSHDHTFLQTVCNRIIEITPNGCIDKLMNFDEYLENEAVLEQRNKMY, from the coding sequence ATGATCAGCACTACGAATGTTAGCCTGGCTTATGGAAAACGAATTTTATTTGATGAAGTCAGTATCAGTTTTACCAAAGGCAATTGTTATGGCATTATCGGAGCCAACGGAGCAGGTAAAAGTACTTTTCTTAAAATATTAAGTGGAGAATTATTTCCCAATAAAGGAAGTGTCGATATATCTCCCGGCGAACGACTGGCGGTATTAAAACAAAATCAATTTGAGTTTGATAATCATTCGGTGTTAAACACCGTGTTTATGGGCCATAAAAAATTATGGAATTTAATTCTAGAACGTGAGGCTTTGTATGCAAAACCAGATTTTAGTGAAGAAGATGGAAACAAGGCAGCTCATCTAGAAGAGGAGTTTGGTGAAATCGGGGGGTATGAAGCAGAAAGTGAAGCTGCAACTTTATTGAGTTCGCTTGGAGTTCCGGAAACAATGCATTACAACTCCATGAGTGAAGTTGCATCCAATCTGAAAGTGCGGGTATTGTTGGCACAAGCATTGTTTGGAAACCCAGATATTTTGTTGTTGGATGAGCCTACCAATGGATTGGACGTAGATACCATTAAGTGGTTAGAAAACTTTTTGGCAGATTATGAAAACATTGTGGTGGTAGTGAGTCACGACCGTCACTTTTTAGATGCAGTATGCACCCACGTTGCAGATGTTGACCGTCAAAAAATTACCGTGTATACCGGGAATTACAGTTTTTGGTATGAGTCGAGCCAATTGGCTGCAAGACAGTTGTCAGATAAAAATAAGAAAGTCGAAGATCGCAGAAAAGAGTTGATGGATTTTATCGCGCGGTTTTCTGCGAATGCATCAAAAAGTAAACAAGCAACTTCCCGGAAGAAAGCATTGGAAAAATTGAACATCGAGCAAATTCATCCATCTTCCAGAAAATATCCGGGCATAGTATTTAAACCCGAACGGGAAGTAGGAGATCAGATTCTGAATGTGCAACATCTTGGCGCAACAGTCGATGGGCAGGTATACTACAGGGATATTTCTTTTGTGTTAAACAAGGGTGATAAAGTGGCTATTATCAGTAAGAACCAAAATGCCATTCATCACTTTTTTGATGTGTTGTCAGGAACCAAGGAAGCTCCGGAAGGAAGCTACAGTTGGGGAACCACGATATCTAAGGCTTATCTTCCATTGGATATCAGCGAGCATTTTCAAAACGAATTGAATTTGATGGATTGGTTACGGCAATATGTTCCGGCTAGCTACACCGATGTTGATGAAGTGTTTTTAAGAGGCTATTTGGGCAGAATGCTTTTTAGTGGAGATGAAGTCATGAAGAAATGCAAAGTTTTGAGTGGTGGTGAGAAAGTGCGTTCTATGCTCAGCATGATGATGTTGCAAAATCCCAATGTCTTGTTATTGGATGAACCCACCAATCACCTGGATTTGGAAAGCATCCAGGCATTCAACGAAAATATGATTGCGTTTAATGGCATTGTGTTGATCAATTCACACGATCATACTTTTTTGCAAACGGTGTGTAACCGGATTATTGAAATTACACCCAATGGTTGTATTGATAAACTGATGAATTTTGATGAGTACCTGGAAAATGAAGCAGTCCTGGAGCAACGCAATAAGATGTATTAG
- a CDS encoding glutathione peroxidase — translation MKRILLFACGFLFFNQSYSQQMNLKTLYDFKALTIDGQEFDFNSLKGKKVLIVNTASLCGYTHQYKELEELYTMYGGEQFAIIGFPSNDFGEQEPGSNTEIKEFCSKNYGVSFQMMSKISVSGEHIDPLYKWLTTKEENGVQDAPVKWNFQKFLIDKNGQWAGMIAHRESPLCDPIVNWIKE, via the coding sequence ATGAAACGCATTTTACTTTTTGCATGTGGTTTTTTATTTTTTAACCAATCCTATTCCCAACAAATGAATCTAAAAACACTGTATGATTTTAAAGCGCTTACTATTGACGGCCAGGAATTTGATTTTAATTCACTAAAAGGTAAAAAAGTATTAATTGTAAATACTGCTTCCTTGTGCGGCTATACCCATCAATACAAAGAACTTGAAGAACTGTATACAATGTATGGCGGTGAACAATTTGCGATTATCGGCTTTCCTTCTAATGATTTTGGAGAACAGGAGCCCGGCAGTAATACGGAGATCAAAGAATTTTGCAGTAAAAACTATGGAGTATCTTTTCAAATGATGTCCAAAATTTCAGTAAGTGGGGAGCATATTGACCCTTTGTATAAATGGTTGACCACAAAAGAAGAAAATGGAGTACAAGATGCGCCGGTCAAGTGGAATTTTCAAAAATTCTTAATCGATAAAAACGGACAATGGGCTGGAATGATTGCCCACCGTGAAAGTCCATTGTGTGATCCGATAGTCAATTGGATTAAAGAGTAA